A stretch of the Vitis vinifera cultivar Pinot Noir 40024 chromosome 16, ASM3070453v1 genome encodes the following:
- the LOC132255336 gene encoding L10-interacting MYB domain-containing protein-like, with protein sequence MAFKRSGGDNVEFEPDPATWTALEEKFFIQLMVKEVQRGNRSATTFSRKGWKSIEQEFREKTNKRYNNSQFRNKFNQLRTRYHDFSRLLRESGFSWDPVLNTIIANEAVWDSYIKVNKSAKRFRKKGCPMFNELGIIFGDPAQCKVVFPLAQYPSGNEEKLELEDASTNATPSAFPSDSSDEKDYSSPSSRRRRERSPTPTSHIQGKREFRTLEMGEALKEWAEASKAKTPTLSRFEESSQCNAFSITNCVRCLESIEGVDGSTYIKAIKMFKDVDWREMFMAMSAERRLVWLASLE encoded by the exons ATGGCCTTCAAACGGAGTGGAGGAGATAATGTTGAATTTGAGCCTGATCCTGCTACTTGGACAGCCTTGGAggagaaattttttattcagtTGATGGTTAAAGAGGTTCAGAGAGGAAATAGATCCGCTACAACATTTTCAAGGAAAGGTTGGAAAAGCATAGAGCAAGAATTTCGTGAGAAAACTAACAAGAGGTACAACAACTCTCAATTTAGAAATAAGTTTAATCAACTGAGGACCCGGTACCATGATTTTAGTAGACTTTTGAGAGAATCTGGATTTAGTTGGGATCCTGTGCTGAATACCATCATTGCAAATGAAGCTGTATGGGATTCGTACATTAAG GTGAACAAAAGTGCAAAGAGGTTCCGAAAAAAAGGATGTCCTATGTTTAATGAGCTCGGGATCATATTTGGTGATCCAGCACAATGCAAAGTTGTGTTCCCATTGGCTCAGTATCCCTCTGGTAATgaagaaaaattggaactagaaGATGCATCAACCAACGCTACTCCATCCGCATTCCCAAGTGACAGTAGCGATGAAAAGGACTATTCCTCACCAAGTTCACGCCGTCGGAGAGAACGATCTCCTACACCAACAAGCCATATTCAAGGGAAGAGGGAGTTCAGGACATTAGAGATGGGTGAAGCTCTGAAGGAGTGGGCAGAGGCTTCAAAGGCAAAGACACCAACCCTGAGCAGATTCGAGGAATCCTCACAATGTAATGCCTTCTCCATTACCAACTGTGTGAGGTGTCTAGAATCAATTGAAGGTGTGGATGGGAGTACCTACATAAAGGCAATCAAGATGTTTAAGGATGTAGACTGGAGGGAGATGTTCATGGCAATGTCTGCTGAGAGAAGATTGGTTTGGTTGGCTAGCTTAGAGTGA